A window of Desulforegulaceae bacterium genomic DNA:
TGCAAAGAAGCCTGTAAGTACAAGGCTGTTGATCTTGAGATGAAAGCTAAGACTTTCACCCTTAAGGTGGGTTCGGTTGTTTGGGCAACAGGATGGGAGCCTTATGATGCAACTAAGATAGACAATCTTGGTTTTGGAAGATATCCAAACATCATTACAAACATGATGGTGGAAAGAATGGCATCAGGAAATGGGCCTACTCAAGGAAAAATTTTAAGACCTTCAGACGACAAAGCTCCTGAAAGTGTTGTTTTTGTTCAGTGTGCTGGTTCTAGAGATGAAAATCACCTTCCTTATTGCTCCTATATTTGCTGTATGGCTTCTTTGAAGCAGGCAACTTATATAAGAGCACAATATCCAGATGCAAAAATTTATATTTACTATATAGATATGCGTACCCCTGGATATCGTTATGAAAAGTTTTACAAGATGCTTAAAGAAGATGAAAATATTTTCTTCATCAAAGGTAAGGTTGCAGAAGTTACTGAAGATGATGATGGTAATATCACTGTAGTGGCTGAAGATGCAGTGTCAGGCGAAAAAAATCGTCAGAAAGCAGATCTTGTTGTTCTTGCAACAGGAATGCAGCCCACTGCTGCTAAAGAAAAGCCGAATGCTGATCTCAAAATTTCTGAATACGGTTTTATTCAAAATGATTTTGACAAGGGCGGAATGTTTGCTGCTGGATGTGCAAATAAGCCACTGGATGTTGTTTCCAGCAACCAGAATGCAACAGGTATGGCTCTCAAAGCTATTCAAACCGTTAAGAGATCTTAAAAGGGAGCAGGTAAAATGGAAAAAAAGTATTGCACATATATTTGTACAGGGTGCGGAATTGGCGAAGCCCTGAACATTGAAAAATTGGAGGAGGCTGCAAAGGAAAAAGGCTATGATAGTAAGGTTCATCCTTGTCTTTGCAGTGAGGAAGGCGTTGAGTTACTTAAAAAAGATGTTGCAGATGGAGTTAATGCTCTTTCAATAGCAGCATGTTCACGAAGAGTTAACTTTGACATTTTCCGTTTTGATGGATGTGTTGTTGATAGAGTAAGTTTAAGAGAAGGTGTTGTCTGGTCTCATTCAAGGGAAGATTTTCCGGCACCCACAGAAGAGCAGCTTGATGATGAAACCTTTGTTGATAATATTCAGCATCTGGCAGATGACTATATAAGAATGGGAATTGCAAGGCTTGAAAAAATTACAGTTCCTGAGCCTTATAAACTTGAAAATTTCAACCGCAATATTCTTGTAATAGGCGGGGGTGTTACAGGTCTTACAGCAGCAGTTGAAGCTGCAGATGCAGGATACAATGTTACCGTTGTTGAAAAGACTGAAGCACTTGGCGGCTATTCTGCAAAAATGAGAAAACAAATCCCAATGGGTGACTACTCACAGGGACTTGTTGACCCCATTGTTGGCAAGCTTATTGAAAAAGCTGAAGCCAGTTCAAATATAACAATTAAAACAAATACTTTAGTTGCACGTATTGCTGGTCAACCAGGTGAGTTTGTTGTTACTTTTAAGAAGCCTGGTGAAAAAACTGAGTTTGACGTTCCAATGGCGGTTCCTGAAGAGCGGCGTTATGATGAAAAAGGGAATCCTCTTGACGTTGATCAAGTAAGAGAGATTTATGAAGAAATAAATGTAGGCCGTGCAGACGTTCTTACATTTGACCCTAATGGCGAACCATTTGCAGGTGTTGTTGTTGCTGCTGGATGGAGACCTGCTGAAGTTGATCCGGAAAAATATGCCCATCTTGGAGTTGGAAACAAAGATGTAATTACAAACCATGAGTTTGAGCAGCTTGCAGCTAAAGGAAAAGTAGTAAGACCATCAGACGGCAAGCCGGCCAAAAATGTAGTATTTATTCAAAGCCCTGGAATGGATGAGGGTGACTCTGATTTTGAATATACAGGTTCTGTGACAAGCATGGTTGCATTGAAACAGGCTAAATATGTTAGAGACGATTATTCAGACGGAAAAGCATATGTTATTTATCAGCATATGAAAACCCCGGGTCTTATGGAGGATTTCTATAAAGAAATTCAGCAGGACAGAGGAATTTTTCTTACAAAAGGTGAAGTTACTGAAGTAGTTGAAAATGGCGATGTCCTTGCAGTTTCAGCTGAGGGTACTCTTCTTGGAAATGATGTAACAATCAAAGCTGATCTTGTTGTTCTTGCAACAGGAATGGTTCCTGCCACTAAAGATGATCCTGTTGTAAACCTGGCATACAGACAAGGTCCTGGATTTAGAGATATAGATATTTTTGACGGATATGCAGATTCAAACTTTATTTGTTTTCCATACGAAACTCAAAGAACAGGGGTTTATACAGCTGGTGCAGTAAGAAGAAGTATGACAATTGAAGAGTCAACTGAAGATGCACGTGGTGCAGCTCTTAAGGCAATTCAGGCAATTGAATCAGCCAACAGAGGTACATCAGTTCATCCAAGATCAGGTGATATGACTTTCCCTGATTTTTTCTTCCAGCGTTGTACTCAGTGCAAACGTTGTACAGAAGAATGTCCTTTTGGAGCACTTGATGATGATGAAAAAGGTACACCAAAGCCAAATCCGACACGTTGCCGTAGATGCGGTACTTGTATGGGTGCTTGTCCTGAAAGAATTATCGGATTTGCAGATTATAATATTGACAGTATAGGCTCTATGATTAAGTCTGTCTGGGTTCCTTCAGACTGGGACTATGATCCAGTTCCACTTAGAATTCTTGGTTTAGTATGTGAAAATGATGCACTTCCAGCCCTTGACATGGCGGCTCTTCACAGAAAAAACATAAATCCCAATGTACGTATTGTTCCGGTTAGGTGCCTTGGTTCAATTAACGTTATATGGATTAAAGATGCCCTGTCTCAGGGTATGGACGGTGTGTTCATGCTTGGATGTAAGCATGGAGACGATTATCAGTGTCACTTTGTTAAAGGAAGTGAGCTAATGGATATCCGTACATCAAAAATGGGTGAAACTCTAGAAAGTCTTGCCCTTGAAAATGAAAGAATTGCACAGTTTGAAGTGGCTATAGACGATTATGACAAGGTTTCCGATATAATAAACGGATTTGTTGAAAAAGTTGAATCTCTTGGTCCCAACCCATTCAAGGGCTTCTAAATTTGAAGTTTTGTGATGTTGTAATTAATTTTCTAAGGAGGTTGGAAAATGTCTGAAAAATATATGGTGGAGCCTGATCTGGAATTCATAGATGATGTGATGGGGCTTGGCGGTGAAAGCTTAAAAAAATGCTTTCAGTGTGCAACATGTTCGGTGGCATGTCCTATAGCACCAGAAAATAAACCTTTCCCAAGGAAAGAAATGATAGCTGCGTCCTGGGGATTAAAAGACAAACTTGTTGGAAACGGTGATATTTGGCTTTGCCACAATTGTGGCGACTGCTCCACTCTTTGCCCAAGGGGTGCAAAACCAGGTGATGTTCTTTCAGCTCTTCGCTCATACGCAATTACAGAATATGCAAAGCCAAAAGTACTTGGAAAAATGGTAAATGATCCGAAAAAATTCTGGACACTAACCGCAGTTCCAGCAGTAATTTTTGCTGTATTTGCTATATTTACAATATTTGGCGGAGAGTTTATGGCCGGTATTTTCGGCGGTAAGCTCTGGTATCATACACCAGACGGTAATCCTTATCCTGGAGTAGCAGCTTCAAATTTTGTTTCAAGCTGGTTTGTTGACGTTGTTTTTATACCTCTTGCAATTTTTGTAGTCACAGTTTTTGCACTGGGTCTTAAAGATTTTATTGCTGATATGCATAAAAATGCAATTCTTGAAGGTAAAACAGCTAAAGAAAAAATTAATCTAAAAGAATTTCTTTTGACTTTTAAGGTCTCTATCCCTAAAATTTTAAAACATAGACAATTTACTGAGTGCGGTGAGAATAGAGAGCGTTCAACAGCTCATATGATGGTTCTTTTTTCATTCATAGGTCTTTTTATTACAACCGCAACAGTATTTGTGGGAGTTTATTTGCTTGGCTACGGCACTCCCTACAGCCAGCTTAATCCGATTAAATGGCTTGGTAACGTTTCAGGTGTTGCTCTTTTAATCGGTGGTGCTCTAATGGTTAAACAAAGACTTGATAAAAAAGAAGACCAGGTATCTTCATATAAAGACTGGTATCTTCTTGGTCTTATTCTTACAGTGGGCGGTACAGGTATGCTTACTCAAATGTCAAGATTAGCAGGTTCAGGTTTTTTCTGCTATACTTTTTACTATGTGCATTTGATTTCAATCTTTCATCTTTTTGCATATCTTCCATACTCAAAATTGGCACATCTTGTTTACAGAACAGTTGCCATGAATTATTCAGAGTATGCTGAAAGAAAATAGTACTTAAAGCTCAAGTTTAAAATTTAAAGGTCGGAATTTTTCCGGCCTTTACTTTTTTTGAGAGTAAAATGAAAAATAATAAGTTTAATAAAAAATCCATCTTGTATATACTGATAATTCTTATTTTTATAGTATATTCCAGGGTGTTTTTTGTTGTTTTTTCAGATAAAGAAGTTTCTGGAAATACTTGCTTGAAAAAACAAACAAAGCTAAATAAAGTTTTTGTAGAAAAGACCACAGGGCTAAAGTTTGTCAGAATGGACAGTGGTGAGTTTTACATGGGAAGCCCTGAGAGCGAAGATGGAAGAAAATCAGATGAAGGTCCTTTAACAAGAGTTTGCATTAATGAGTTCATGATTTCAGAAAGTGAGACAAGGGTTAAGGATTTTTCATTGTTTGTCTCTCAAACAAATTATATAACCACAGCAGAAAAAGAAGGCTTTTCCTATATTTATTCTCCTTTAACGGGTAGATGGGAAAAAAAAACAGGGGTTTCATGGAAGAAGCCGGGCTTTGAACAAACTGAAGATCATCCGGTGGTTCATCTTTCTTTTTTTGATGCAATGGAGTTTGCTAACTGGCTGGATCAAAAATATAAGCAAATAAAAATAGGGCTTCCAAGTGAACATCAATGGGAATATGCTGCAAAAAAAGGCTATATTGAATTAAAAAACAAAGAAGAAATCTGTTTGTATTCAAATTCAGCTGATTTAAGTGCAAAGGGAAATTTTCCAGGGTGGAAGATTTCAAGCTGTGAAGACGGTTTTGTGTTTACTGCTCCTGTTAAGAGTTTTAATCCAGATACCAATGGACTCTACGATATGGCAGGTAATGTTTGGGAGTGGTGTGATTCAGAATATAAGCCTTATATCAGTAGCCAGAACTTAAGTGTTTATGGGAAAAAAAAGAGTGTTGTGATAAAAGGTGGAAGTTTTTACAGTAAACCGGAGTTTTTGAGGTTTTCTGCAAGGGAGCATTTAAACTCAGGGAAAAAAAGAGCTTATGATCTTGGGTTTAGATTAGTGATAACAGGCAATGATTGATTGAATATGAGCGAAAAACAAACAAATATAAAAGAAAATGAAAAATTTAAAGGGCTTTTTTCCCTGTTTTCAGGAAGAGAGCTGAAAACATTTTTTAAAAAATACATTGTTTTTATTGTTGTAATTGAAATCTTGATATTCATGATTTGTTGGCTCTATCAGATTGGTGCAATAGGTTATGACAGGTTTGGTCCTGTTGAGAGCAGCTTTCCCTGGAAGGTATATTTTATAACTGCCTTTATGGTTCCAGTTGGAATTACTTTTATGTTTGGAGTTTTTATTGTAACTTTTGAGCACTTATTTTTTCACGGAAGAAAGATCAATGAAAAAAATAAAAAGAGAGAAGAAAAAACAATAAGGCTCAGGCAGTTTTTAACTTTTGTTTTTCATTCACCTTTTCTTGCTTTTGTTTTAGTTTTAGGTGTTATTTTGCTCTTATTCCTTGATTTTGATAGATTGAGCTTTTTTTTAGAAAGTAGTAGTAAAAATTTTTTTGAAGGTGTAAAGATTTTGCTTATAGGGCTGAGTGCAGGGTTGACTTTAGTTGCACTTGGGTGGCTTTTGTTTAGATACAAGCTTAAAAGAAAAGAAATGGATTATTTGTATAGATTGAAATTGGCCGAAAAAACTGGTGTGGTATGGATAGAAAAAGATAAGGTAATAGAAAAAGACGGTAAAATTATTATTTTGGGAAAAAAAGGTGATGAAAGTGATGATTTATATCTGCCTGGAATAAAACCAAATGATGATAATTAACTTGACAATTTAAGATTAGAATGTAAAAAATGTGATTTTGTAAAGATTATGGAATTTTTTGTATAATAAGGAGAAAGACCATGTATGCAGTCGTGGCAACCGGTGGTAAACAATACAGAGTTGAAGAGGGCGAAGTCCTCAAGGTAGAAAAACTTCCCGGAGAAGTGGGTTCGGAAGTTGTTTTAGATGATGTACTTCTTTATTCTGATGGAGAAAATGTCAGTATAGGTCAGCCAAAGCTTGAAGGTGCTTCTGTGAAAGCAGAAATTGTAGAGCAGGGCAGACTTAAAAAAGTGATTGTTTTCAAGTTCAAGAGAAGAAAACGTTATAGAAGAAAACAGGGGCATAAGCAGCATTTTACTGCGATTAAGATTAAGCAGATTGAAGCATAATTTTTTATAATCCAAGAGGTGGATAATGGCTCATAAAAAAGCAGGCGGGAGTACCAGGAACGGCCGTGACAGTGCTGGTCAACGCCGAGGTGTAAAAATATTCAGCGGACAAAGAGTTCTTGCAGGCAATGTGCTTGTAAAACAATTGGGTACTAAAATTTATCCTGGAGAAAATGTCGGGATGGGACGTGATTTTACCTTATTTGCAACATCTGACGGTGTTGTAAAGTATGAAAGAATGGGTAAAACTCGTAAAAAAGTAAGTGTTGTTGCCGCGTGAAATTTGTAGATGAAGCCTGGATCAAGATAGAGTCAGGAAAAGGCGGCCCGGGCTGTGTCAGTTTCCGTAGGGAGAAGTTTATCGAAAAAGGTGGCCCCAACGGAGGAGATGGCGGAAAAGGCGGGGATGTAATAATTCAGGCTTCAGAAAACCGCAGAACTCTTTACAGATTCAGATACACTACCGTAGTAAAAGCAGAAAACGGAAGGCCCGGGGAAGGAAGCTTAAGGAGCGGACGAAAAGGCAAGGATGTCACTCTTGAAGTTCCCCCTGGGACACTTGTTTTTCATTCAGATACAAAAGAACTTATTCACGATTTTTCTGCTGAGAATGAATCTATCATAGTTGCTAAAGGCGGAAGAGGCGGAAAAGGGAATAAATTCTTTACCACATCAACCAACAGGGCTCCAAGATTTGCTCAGCCTGGTGAAGAAGGTGAAGAGCTAAACCTTTTTCTTGAGCTCAAACTTTTGGCAGACATTGGTATTATTGGTTTTCCCAATGCAGGAAAGTCATCTCTTATAAGCAGAATTTCAGCAGCCAGGCCTAAAGTAGCAGATTATCCTTTTACAACTCTTATTCCTAATATAGGAGTTGTTGATCCAGGTTTTGGTGAGCCTTTTGTTGCAGCTGATATTCCCGGAATAATTGAAGGGGCTCATAAAGGAGTTGGGCTTGGGCACAGGTTTTTAAAGCATGTTGAAAGAACAAAGCTTATTGTCCATCTTATAGAT
This region includes:
- a CDS encoding CoB--CoM heterodisulfide reductase iron-sulfur subunit A family protein, which codes for MSVETTAPAGGSILVVGGGISGLTTALEAAEVGYEVYIVEKSPSLGGRVAQLNQYFPKLCPPTCGLEINYRRIKDNPKLKTFTMAEVEKVTGSAGNYDVTIKVSPRYVTSECTCCGECAQVCETEIDNEYNFGMNKSKAAYLPHEMAYPQRYVIDPSIIGTEEAQKCKEACKYKAVDLEMKAKTFTLKVGSVVWATGWEPYDATKIDNLGFGRYPNIITNMMVERMASGNGPTQGKILRPSDDKAPESVVFVQCAGSRDENHLPYCSYICCMASLKQATYIRAQYPDAKIYIYYIDMRTPGYRYEKFYKMLKEDENIFFIKGKVAEVTEDDDGNITVVAEDAVSGEKNRQKADLVVLATGMQPTAAKEKPNADLKISEYGFIQNDFDKGGMFAAGCANKPLDVVSSNQNATGMALKAIQTVKRS
- a CDS encoding FAD-dependent oxidoreductase, with the protein product MEKKYCTYICTGCGIGEALNIEKLEEAAKEKGYDSKVHPCLCSEEGVELLKKDVADGVNALSIAACSRRVNFDIFRFDGCVVDRVSLREGVVWSHSREDFPAPTEEQLDDETFVDNIQHLADDYIRMGIARLEKITVPEPYKLENFNRNILVIGGGVTGLTAAVEAADAGYNVTVVEKTEALGGYSAKMRKQIPMGDYSQGLVDPIVGKLIEKAEASSNITIKTNTLVARIAGQPGEFVVTFKKPGEKTEFDVPMAVPEERRYDEKGNPLDVDQVREIYEEINVGRADVLTFDPNGEPFAGVVVAAGWRPAEVDPEKYAHLGVGNKDVITNHEFEQLAAKGKVVRPSDGKPAKNVVFIQSPGMDEGDSDFEYTGSVTSMVALKQAKYVRDDYSDGKAYVIYQHMKTPGLMEDFYKEIQQDRGIFLTKGEVTEVVENGDVLAVSAEGTLLGNDVTIKADLVVLATGMVPATKDDPVVNLAYRQGPGFRDIDIFDGYADSNFICFPYETQRTGVYTAGAVRRSMTIEESTEDARGAALKAIQAIESANRGTSVHPRSGDMTFPDFFFQRCTQCKRCTEECPFGALDDDEKGTPKPNPTRCRRCGTCMGACPERIIGFADYNIDSIGSMIKSVWVPSDWDYDPVPLRILGLVCENDALPALDMAALHRKNINPNVRIVPVRCLGSINVIWIKDALSQGMDGVFMLGCKHGDDYQCHFVKGSELMDIRTSKMGETLESLALENERIAQFEVAIDDYDKVSDIINGFVEKVESLGPNPFKGF
- the qmoC gene encoding quinone-interacting membrane-bound oxidoreductase complex subunit QmoC produces the protein MSEKYMVEPDLEFIDDVMGLGGESLKKCFQCATCSVACPIAPENKPFPRKEMIAASWGLKDKLVGNGDIWLCHNCGDCSTLCPRGAKPGDVLSALRSYAITEYAKPKVLGKMVNDPKKFWTLTAVPAVIFAVFAIFTIFGGEFMAGIFGGKLWYHTPDGNPYPGVAASNFVSSWFVDVVFIPLAIFVVTVFALGLKDFIADMHKNAILEGKTAKEKINLKEFLLTFKVSIPKILKHRQFTECGENRERSTAHMMVLFSFIGLFITTATVFVGVYLLGYGTPYSQLNPIKWLGNVSGVALLIGGALMVKQRLDKKEDQVSSYKDWYLLGLILTVGGTGMLTQMSRLAGSGFFCYTFYYVHLISIFHLFAYLPYSKLAHLVYRTVAMNYSEYAERK
- a CDS encoding SUMF1/EgtB/PvdO family nonheme iron enzyme — its product is MKNNKFNKKSILYILIILIFIVYSRVFFVVFSDKEVSGNTCLKKQTKLNKVFVEKTTGLKFVRMDSGEFYMGSPESEDGRKSDEGPLTRVCINEFMISESETRVKDFSLFVSQTNYITTAEKEGFSYIYSPLTGRWEKKTGVSWKKPGFEQTEDHPVVHLSFFDAMEFANWLDQKYKQIKIGLPSEHQWEYAAKKGYIELKNKEEICLYSNSADLSAKGNFPGWKISSCEDGFVFTAPVKSFNPDTNGLYDMAGNVWEWCDSEYKPYISSQNLSVYGKKKSVVIKGGSFYSKPEFLRFSAREHLNSGKKRAYDLGFRLVITGND
- the rplU gene encoding 50S ribosomal protein L21, encoding MYAVVATGGKQYRVEEGEVLKVEKLPGEVGSEVVLDDVLLYSDGENVSIGQPKLEGASVKAEIVEQGRLKKVIVFKFKRRKRYRRKQGHKQHFTAIKIKQIEA
- the rpmA gene encoding 50S ribosomal protein L27, coding for MAHKKAGGSTRNGRDSAGQRRGVKIFSGQRVLAGNVLVKQLGTKIYPGENVGMGRDFTLFATSDGVVKYERMGKTRKKVSVVAA
- the obgE gene encoding GTPase ObgE; its protein translation is MKFVDEAWIKIESGKGGPGCVSFRREKFIEKGGPNGGDGGKGGDVIIQASENRRTLYRFRYTTVVKAENGRPGEGSLRSGRKGKDVTLEVPPGTLVFHSDTKELIHDFSAENESIIVAKGGRGGKGNKFFTTSTNRAPRFAQPGEEGEELNLFLELKLLADIGIIGFPNAGKSSLISRISAARPKVADYPFTTLIPNIGVVDPGFGEPFVAADIPGIIEGAHKGVGLGHRFLKHVERTKLIVHLIDASSIDETDPLYQFNSLNNELRLFNPQILKKKQIIVLNKIDLTESVEKVDIFKKQFQGKRVFEISAATGKGVEQLVKFLGQVLKRDDK